Proteins co-encoded in one Echeneis naucrates chromosome 22, fEcheNa1.1, whole genome shotgun sequence genomic window:
- the id2a gene encoding DNA-binding protein inhibitor ID-2a produces the protein MKAISPVRSFRKNNANFSEHSLGISRSKTPVDDPLSLLYNMNDCYSKLKELVPSIPQNKNVSKMEILQHVIDYILDLQIALDSSVALTSLHHPARPGQAPSRTPLTTLNTDISILSLQSPELPSELMTDDSRTLHR, from the exons atgaaagcaataaGCCCCGTGCGGTCCTTCCGGAAAAACAACGCCAATTTCTCAGAGCACTCCTTGGGAATCTCTCGGAGCAAGACCCCGGTGGATGACCCGCTCAGCCTGCTGTACAACATGAACGACTGCTACTCCAAGCTGAAGGAGCTGGTGCCCAGCATCCCCCAGAACAAGAACGTCAGCAAGATGGAAATCCTGCAGCATGTCATCGACTACATCCTGGACCTGCAGATCGCGCTGGACTCCAGTGTCGCACTAACCAGCCTGCATCACCCTGCGCGGCCGGGGCAGGCTCCATCCAGGACCCCCCTGACCACCCTCAACACAGATATCAGCATCTTGTCATTACAG tcccCGGAGTTGCCATCAGAGCTGATGACAGATGACAGCCGGACTCTGCATCGTTAA